From Daucus carota subsp. sativus chromosome 6, DH1 v3.0, whole genome shotgun sequence:
CTGGAGATGTTAATTAGTAAACATATTTACCAATAGAAAGTGGAGTTCCAGGATAAACAATCTCACAAAGTTCTTTGTCAAAAGCCGAGATTGTTATAACAGAATCAACATCATACTTAAACAGCAGCATATGAATTTCCTTGGTTCCAGTATTTTTTAACATTTCACAAACACAATCCAATCCTATGAACTTCCTAGATGAAGGACAATATGAACAACCAAACTTCTTCCCATTGCTAATAACATATTTCATAGGTTCACGGAAAGAAAATTCACAACGGTCCAAGAATGCCTCTGGAGGTTGCTGTTAAAACAAAAGTGGAGTTATCTGAATATAACAACTTATTAACTTATTACTAAACTAACTTATCTGTAACTTCATTATTAACTTACAATTTCATTTATAGTTGTTTGTCTGCCAGAATTAAACCAAACAAACCTCCACCCTCCATCGCCAAGAGTGACTACATTGAAAATGAAATGGTCAATAAAGATTCACTTCATTAAAAAGCATCTGGAATTTTAAGTGCGacacaaataataatttaccTAATCGAGGTGGAGATTCTGGCATATTAAACTTAAAATCCGGGTATTTGATTTCAGATAAGTTACTACCCAGAATGTAGACATTGATGTTATATCTGCCAAAGTACTCGAACACTAGCAATTCACCACCATTCAGCTTAAAATGCTTAAAAAAACATAGAAGACCCTTAAAAACACCTCTACTGTGGTCAAATTTAACTGGAAGAACATAACCATTTCGAAGCTTCAATTCCATATCCTCATGTAGGTCATGAGCATATTTAGAACAGAAAGAACGAGGAATCATCTGTTATGACAAGATTTAAAGGAAATAAAAAGTTATTTGTAGGACTCTACATTTCAATCAAGTACAGTCATGAGAGAATACCATTTCGTCGGACAAAGTGTCCATGTGGGTGA
This genomic window contains:
- the LOC108226754 gene encoding uncharacterized protein LOC108226754 isoform X2; amino-acid sequence: MESCGLQAQKFSHKLTHMDTLSDEMMIPRSFCSKYAHDLHEDMELKLRNGYVLPVKFDHSRGVFKGLLCFFKHFKLNGGELLVFEYFGRYNINVYILGSNLSEIKYPDFKFNMPESPPRLVTLGDGGWRFVWFNSGRQTTINEIQPPEAFLDRCEFSFREPMKYVISNGKKFGCSYCPSSRKFIGLDCVCEMLKNTGTKEIHMLLFKYDVDSVITISAFDKELCEIVYPGTPLSIEAGGDHPSIGFQFEIHVEEIHMSPECYVVYISPLFKKLCSMWDTIQSIYVYSGNGSWKLDICRRDDYYRSTIEDGWQQLRDGLALEVGDICIFECPVDSLDRFNVRVVKKQ
- the LOC108226754 gene encoding uncharacterized protein LOC108226754 isoform X1; the protein is MESCGLQAQKFSHKLTHMDTLSDEMMIPRSFCSKYAHDLHEDMELKLRNGYVLPVKFDHSRGVFKGLLCFFKHFKLNGGELLVFEYFGRYNINVYILGSNLSEIKYPDFKFNMPESPPRLVTLGDGGWRFVWFNSGRQTTINEIQPPEAFLDRCEFSFREPMKYVISNGKKFGCSYCPSSRKFIGLDCVCEMLKNTGTKEIHMLLFKYDVDSVITISAFDKELCEIVYPGTPLSIVEAGGDHPSIGFQFEIHVEEIHMSPECYVVYISPLFKKLCSMWDTIQSIYVYSGNGSWKLDICRRDDYYRSTIEDGWQQLRDGLALEVGDICIFECPVDSLDRFNVRVVKKQ